The nucleotide sequence AGAAGTAGCATGCTGCTGTGCTCCTCTCACTCTCTTCAGCCTTGCAAGACATCCGTAGGCATCATTTTCTTCATCCTTCTTCGTCCATAAGTCCCTTCTGGGTTTCTTTTGTTCCTGTTGCTCTGTGTGTTGGAATTCACCGTCATGAACTGAGCTCCTCAGTTCTTTTGTTTGGTTCAGTGTGTGCTTGCATGTCATCTGTTGCGAAGAGCTTGATGTTACTCGATCCGAGTTCTTCTTTTCCATGCTGTTTTACCTACAGAAAGATAAAAAGCCTGTAGGTTTTTGGATCTGATTTTATCTCTGACTTGTTAACTCATCAAGCTTGATTTAGTTGCAGCTTTGTTTCTCTTCGATTGATGTTAATTCTTTGATAAGATTAGTGTATATTGAATTACAATTagaggcataaagcaaatgttctTCTCACTGCTTGTATTTAGTGTTTCCTTTGTGGATGTCAATGGTGCTGCTCATTATCTTACTGCAGAAGCTCTAGAAATGGTGTATTTGCCATCGACCGTATCGACTTCAAGAAAATGAACTGAATCCTGCTCATGTACAACATAATTCATTGATTGCTCAACCTCACCTCATTCGGAAAGTGGGCCTCGACAGATTTATTTCTCCACCATCCGCCATAATTTAAGCTGTCCTTGTGGCCTTAGCTATCTTCCATGGCATTATTGAACTGTAGTGTTCCTCGTCGGTGACCACCTCCGAGTGGAGCCTAGCTTTTGTTGTTTGTCTTCCCCTTGAGAGTTGTATTGGGATTCTTGCCCTTCAAGTCTACTAGTGTCTGTGTTGGAAAGAAACCAGAAGAAATGAAGGATTAAAGCTAAAATCTATAAAAGTTGAAGTGCAGATTAGGTTCCAATTTTAGTGGGTTTAATGCATGCTTGACAGTCACGACTACTGTCTAATCAATTACAGTGATGAAGTGTGGCTTTGCTTCTGGTTGGGTAATACTTTGTTCATGAGACTGTTTCATGGAATATAGGTAATTGTATTATGTCAAAGAGAGCTATCTAATTAGTTTTTCTTTCTTTGACTTTGAACTCTCATTTGCTGGTTACTAGCTCTGCTGGTGTTGCTCCCTTGTCCAGTGTTCATACAAGATAATTTAGATATACTAAAAAACACTGCCTCATTCTCTAGTACTGTGAGACATGATAAACTTACAGTTTCTCTTTGCTTGATTTTTCTGTTCAATTCGATCTCTCATTGGCATACATAAAATCTGCAGCCTGATTGTTCTTGTATCTCAAGAAGCAACCCTGTCTTGCATACCTTTCTTCTATTGAAAGGAGGAAAAACAAGCATTTCTTCTTTGCATCCAAGATTCATTGCAGCTCTAATCTATAACAAAAGTATCTTTTTCATCAACAAGAATGAAGTAAAGTAAGATCCAAAAGTCAATGTTATGTTTGATCTGCCAGCAGAATTTGTCATCAGCTATTAGCTATCACAATGACATAGTAAGTTATCTTTGTGGCTGATAGACCATGAATCCCTGGTGTCAAAGCCCCGAAAGTCCCATCTATCTATGCGAGAAAATTACAATCATCTGCTTAAAAAATACATGGAAATGTGCCACAAGATCAGGTCAGAGAGATGTAACAATTTGAAGATAAAGATAAAGAACTTGCTCTGAGAATTAATTGTGCTGAGTATAATACTTTCTTTCAATTCAGTTTATTTTATGAGGCATAATAATGTGTTCtgattcccctttttttttttgtttccattCTAATACAGGAAAATTGTCGGTTCGCATTTGCAGCGACTTCTCACTTACTGGAATCAAAAGATTGATCACTGGTCGGATCGCATGTTCATGACTTGCTTATCTTTCTTGTTCAAAAGGAGGAATACATCACGGCAGCAGGCCATTACAAATTTTGGAGGTAAATGAATTAATAGTTGGGACTCATCAATAGCTTTCGGAGTCTGACTGTATCTTCTGAGTGCCATATGCCATTTATAAGTTAATGTATCTTCTGAAATATAAAAAGCATGATTTTGATCACAGATATTCCTGGAATGGAATATATGATAATCTATTCTTACAAGGAATTGAGCAGTGCCACGGAAGATTTTAGCCCTGGTAATAAAATTGGTGAGGGTGGTTTTGGTTCTGTTTACAAGGTATTGTTCTCAATCTGATGTCAGTCAACCAAGATGTATGATTTCACTGGATCATTCATTACATTTATGATTCAACTGTAGGGGAAGCTTAAGGATGGAAGAGTTGTTGCCATAAAGGTGCTATCATCAAAGTCAAAACAAGGAGTAAGGGAGTTCTTGAATGAAATCAAAGTTGTCTCCAGCATTGCGCATGAAAACCTGGTGAGGCTGTATGGGTGCTGTGTGGAGGGAGATAACAGGATTCTGGTCTACGATTATCTTGAGAACAACAGCCTTGCACACACACTTCTTGGTAACATCAAACACCATGCCGGATAAATCTTCACTGAACGCTACTAATCATCATTCTGCTTCTTGTTGTCTATTCTCATCAGGTGGGGGTCACAGTAACATACAATTCAGCTGGGAGACTCGATCCAGGATCTGCATTGGTGTGGCTCGAGGTCTTGCTTTCCTTCACGAAGAAGTTCGACCTCGTATTGTGCATAGAGATATAAAGGCAAGCAATGTTCTTCTTGACAGCCATCTCACTCCGAAGATCTCTGATTTCGGATTGGCGAAGCTTCTGCCACCAAATACGACGCATGTCAGCACTCGGGTTGCTGGCACGATGTGAGCTCAACATCTGATGCACTGATTCTGCCGTCTCTGCATTTTTCAAGCAgtttaattcctttttttttttccctttgtttTCATACTGTTCTGCTTTGAGTTTTTAGTGATGTAAGACCGAATTAAATCCATTGTGTCCAATTCTGCTCATGTTTGCAGAGGTTACTTAGCACCTGAGTATGCCATACATGGGCAGTTGACGAGGAGGGCAGATACATACAGCTTCGGTGTTCTTCTCTTGGAAATAGTTACTGGCAGATGTAACACGAACACAAGATTGCCTTGCGAGGATCAGTTTCTCCTTGAAAGGGTAAGCAACAGGTGTTTGTGACTCACTCGATCAGAATAAGCATCACTGCATTTTTTTTCGTCGGTTTGCCTGCTCTTGCAATCTATTTGGAGAGGTTCAAATATCTTGCAGACATGGGGACTTTACGAGCGCGGCGAGGTGTTGAGCATTGTGGACGCATCTCTAGGCGACGATTTTGATGCTGAGGAGGCGTGCAGGTTCATTAAGATTGCCCTCGTGTGCACGCAAGACGCACCGAGGCTTCGTCCCTCCATGCCCGCGGTCGTACGGATGCTGAGAGGAGAAAGCAACGTGAACATGGAGATCACCAAACCCGGCCTGATCACAGACCTCATGGACCTCAAAGTGAGACGTCAGAGGGATGCCGGTGAACCTGATGCATCACCTGTTGTGTTCACAACGCTCCACGGctcgccgtcgtcgtcgtcggggaACGCAACGGCAATCATGTCCTCCTCCACGGCAGCTGAGCTCGCCTGAGGCAGCACGTTTCGAAATGATCATCGAGCTTATTCCACCATTAAAAAGAACTCCCCATTATGGGGAATAGAAAAATTATAACTGGACATGTCTTTAGTGAGTGATATAAATAGGAGGCATCTTCTTGTTTCAATTGCTCATCTAATCTAAAAATGGATTCCGAGTTGATGGCAGACCACTCTGTGACAAGCAACCGTCCAAGCTCCCTTCAGCCAAACTTGGTACCACCTCTCCCTCTGGATCACCCTCCAGCTTGGTGCGCTGGTAAAGAACTGGATTGAGGGAAGGCAAGCATCTTGTTAGGGGAATGACCCTCTCCATTGCGGGTAGCCATGGATCCAAGTTTGGGCACTGAGTTGTGTGGCTTTGAGTTGTGTTGGAGAAGCAGGTCACCTGCTCAGACCCCTCCAAGTTGACTGGGGTTTGGCCAGAGCTGATGTGGTTGCCCATCACAACGGGGAGCGATTGGGGGCTTGAATCGTCAAGGCTTGTCTCCACGCTTGCGTCGGTGGAGATCCCTCTGCTTTTGCAGCAGACTCTGCAGAGGACCCAATCTTCCTGCTTCCACATAAAAGAAGTGTCATGTCCACGTGATGGAAGGACTGACAGAAACACCATAAATCTAAAAGCTTCTTCACGACTTCTCCATGGAtgatcgtatatatatatatatagagagagagagagagagagagaagatttcGCAGAAGAGAAGACTATGCTCACTGCAGCAAAGTCAATCGAGTTGAGATCATGAAGGATGATACCTTGAAGGGAAATGTTGGAGTTGCAGCAGATCCTTCCATGCGGTATTCATGCATGACCCAATCTGTCTTGCGTCCCTTGGGAGCTCTTCCTTGATAGAAAACCAAAGTCTTCCTAGTCCCAACCAGCAATCCCTTCCGAGTGACTGACCTATCCTTTCCTGTGGCCTTCCAGTAGCCTGACATGGTCGCCCGGTTGGTTCGCTGCCCCGTCGCGTACTTCCGATCCCGAAGactgaagaagtaccactcctTGCCCCCAACACTAGCAGTATCTGATCATGAAATGAAGAACCATTTGAGTCGCGATGCAACTTCAGTTCATGTTCAGCGAAAAAAATGAACTAGCTGCTGGTCACTGACTgatcttataataagaacaaATGTAGTGAATTGCATTTGGTCTGAGGAAGATGAAGTGCTAAAGCAGGGTTATCATCAGGTAGAGAAACAAGAGAGCTAAAGCTATGTCAAGTAACTGGTGACATACGGCAAACACGCCATGGCTTTCTTAGCATCATCAGTCGGCCTAACTCCATGATGGAGATACCTCATCATGGTGATACTAGAACAACGGGAAGGTGTCGATCTAATGTTGTGAATCTATCGATGTCCTAAGGGAGAATTCTTTGAGCTAAAAACCAAATCATGCAGCAGGATAACTTCAGAGATCAAGCAATTCCTCTTTCCTTCTTGCAAGTGGAGATTTTGATTGGCAGAGTCGAGACATGGAAAGGAGGGACAGTCTTCCTGTTTAAAAAAGCTTCGATTCAATCTCATGTCAATATGGGCAGAAGGAATGGTTTATCCACAACAATTGGGTGATCGATCGTGGAAGATAAAAAGTAGGGGAAAGGTTGGCACGGGAACAACTTTCCTTCACTGGTAAAGCTAGAAAGgacaggcatggagatgaagctgAAGGCAGGATAGAGTTGGAAAGAGAAGTGCACATTTTTTGTGGTTTAGTTCACAAGCTTTTCATGAAATAATTGAGATGTTAATTAGATTTGCCTACAAAGATCAAACACATACAGCTCCTGCCTAACTTCTCCATGTAAAAGGGAATCTTGCAGGGCATGTCATCTCAAGTGCTCAAGAAGAATCTAATCAAGTATGCACGGTAGGTATCTTTTACAGAATGGGAAGAAGGGGAGTGCAAGAACGACTCAGAAGATTGGTGTGAGGCCGGCAGCCAGTGAAGACAAGACTCGGTGGCTCATGTAAGAACATTAATCGAAAGACACGATTATGGATGATGGCATGGTGTTGAAGAGGCGACTGACAGTGGGCTCACTCACCAGGGAGATCCCATGGCTCACACTTGTTGAGATCGACATCCACCATGGCAGGACGGCCATGGAAGCTCCTGCCGCCGACCTTCGCCGCAAGGTAGTCGCAGATGAGCTCGTCATCCCTGGGCTGGAACCTGAAGCCTGGCGGCAGCTTCGCCTCCACCATGCTCAACATGGTGTTGATGAGAGAGCACATCAACCAGGGGGATTATGCGTCTATGGTATTAATAAGAAAACCAAGCCAACTTttgaaagggagagagagagagagagagagagagagagagagagagagagcacgtcCAGTCCATCTCTCCGGCCTCCCATCATCCATCCCCATCCTGCATAACCAATCACGACAGACGACACATACTCGACAGAAGACGGGATGAATCCAACAACAACATGCTGGAAAACAAGCTTCATTTTTTCGGATCAGACGGCTGCTGCAGACAAACAAAAGACTGTCCATATCAGCTGGTCTGAGATCAGTTCTTGTAGGATCAAGGGAGAAACAGACCTTAGTCAATATCACTGGAAAAACACTTCTCCCACAGAAATAGAAGTCAATGTCTGATCAGATTTCAATTAATCTTTTTCAAACGCCATTAGTATGGGTAGAATCAGATTTCAATTAATCTTTAATTTTGACTTGTATCTCATAACTATTTTCAAACATTACTTTTGATTTTGGAGAGACAACGATTGTGTTTGATTGATACTATTCATCTCATCCAGAACATCCTGGAGCACTGTTTTACTATTCAAATGATATTAGATATCTATTAATAGCAAACAAAGATGAATGAAATGAAAAGGTAGTCATATAAAACTAAACATTGATTTAAAACAATAGTATCAAAGATATAGCAACTACTGCAACATTAACAAAAATTTAAGCTACCATAGGATAACAGTTGATATCACCATTATATGCTCACCCTAGACTTTAATAGTTTTTAGATGTCATTGTTTATGAAACCACTCAACTctcatatagaaaaaaaaaaaaaaaaactttataagACTAACGCTTCAATTTCTATGGAACAGGAGAATAATGCATGAAGTTAgtaaaacaaaaaatcaaataaacaaTACCTCAACTTAgacaaatttttagatgatgaatccTCTCATCGTATGACTTAGTTCCATAACTGTCACACTAGATATATAGGCTTTGGCGATTAGTATCGTCCAACGAATGTTTCTATAGTACAGCGAAGCGAAGGCTTCAACGATATAGCAAGGCCTACGACGATGCGCTTTAACTATATAGTGATAAAAGATTATCCTAAATTAAGCGAT is from Musa acuminata AAA Group cultivar baxijiao chromosome BXJ1-6, Cavendish_Baxijiao_AAA, whole genome shotgun sequence and encodes:
- the LOC103989456 gene encoding NAC domain-containing protein 21/22-like codes for the protein MVEAKLPPGFRFQPRDDELICDYLAAKVGGRSFHGRPAMVDVDLNKCEPWDLPDTASVGGKEWYFFSLRDRKYATGQRTNRATMSGYWKATGKDRSVTRKGLLVGTRKTLVFYQGRAPKGRKTDWVMHEYRMEGSAATPTFPFKEDWVLCRVCCKSRGISTDASVETSLDDSSPQSLPVVMGNHISSGQTPVNLEGSEQVTCFSNTTQSHTTQCPNLDPWLPAMERVIPLTRCLPSLNPVLYQRTKLEGDPEGEVVPSLAEGSLDGCLSQSGLPSTRNPFLD
- the LOC135677059 gene encoding cold-responsive protein kinase 1-like translates to MFMTCLSFLFKRRNTSRQQAITNFGDIPGMEYMIIYSYKELSSATEDFSPGNKIGEGGFGSVYKGKLKDGRVVAIKVLSSKSKQGVREFLNEIKVVSSIAHENLVRLYGCCVEGDNRILVYDYLENNSLAHTLLGGGHSNIQFSWETRSRICIGVARGLAFLHEEVRPRIVHRDIKASNVLLDSHLTPKISDFGLAKLLPPNTTHVSTRVAGTIGYLAPEYAIHGQLTRRADTYSFGVLLLEIVTGRCNTNTRLPCEDQFLLERTWGLYERGEVLSIVDASLGDDFDAEEACRFIKIALVCTQDAPRLRPSMPAVVRMLRGESNVNMEITKPGLITDLMDLKVRRQRDAGEPDASPVVFTTLHGSPSSSSGNATAIMSSSTAAELA